From a single Candidatus Izimaplasma bacterium HR1 genomic region:
- the nuoF gene encoding NADH-quinone oxidoreductase subunit F, giving the protein MIQRRELTKRFGLIDPLSITDYLKTDGYKMLKKALDMKKESILEEVTLSRITGRGGANFPTSIKMKSFSNETGFKYIICNADEGEPGNFKDRYLMENDPHQIIEGMIISAYATGANKGFIYIRGEYTKAIDIMKQTIIDARSHNFLGEHIFDHDFDFDIEVRRGAGAYVCGEEFALIESIEGKPGRTRVKPPFPSEKGVFGKPTLINNVETFCNLPFIMEIGGQAYSEIGSNYASGTKLISLSGNIKNKGVYEVPFGRTIKEVIEVLGEGVPNGNNIKMVQLGGACGAIIPPSLLNMDIDNERFEIFDSKMGAGAIIVIDDTHDLFDIILRNMEFFLHESCGKCTPCREGHVQIVNLIKKFVNYEATMKDYNSLASLASVIHETTLCGLGQTSPTSILSTMEFFKEDYMDRIRNCRLEAN; this is encoded by the coding sequence GTGATTCAAAGAAGAGAACTAACCAAAAGATTTGGTTTAATAGATCCCTTAAGTATTACTGATTATCTGAAGACTGATGGCTACAAAATGCTTAAGAAAGCATTAGATATGAAAAAGGAATCAATTTTAGAGGAAGTAACTTTGTCAAGAATCACAGGTAGAGGTGGAGCTAACTTTCCAACTTCTATAAAAATGAAAAGTTTTAGTAATGAGACAGGTTTTAAATATATTATATGTAATGCTGATGAAGGAGAGCCAGGTAACTTCAAAGATCGTTACTTAATGGAAAATGATCCTCATCAAATTATTGAAGGAATGATAATTAGTGCTTATGCAACTGGTGCTAATAAAGGCTTTATCTATATTCGTGGGGAATATACAAAAGCAATCGATATAATGAAACAAACAATTATTGATGCAAGAAGTCACAATTTCCTTGGCGAACACATATTTGATCATGATTTTGATTTTGATATAGAAGTAAGAAGAGGTGCGGGAGCTTATGTTTGCGGGGAAGAGTTTGCCTTAATTGAATCAATTGAAGGTAAACCAGGACGTACAAGAGTAAAACCACCATTCCCTTCTGAAAAAGGTGTTTTTGGTAAACCGACTTTAATTAACAATGTTGAAACATTCTGTAACCTACCATTCATTATGGAAATTGGGGGACAAGCATATAGTGAAATCGGAAGTAACTATGCTAGTGGGACAAAGTTAATCAGTCTATCAGGAAACATAAAGAACAAAGGTGTTTATGAAGTACCTTTCGGTAGAACTATTAAAGAAGTAATTGAAGTTTTAGGTGAAGGTGTACCAAATGGTAATAATATAAAAATGGTTCAATTAGGAGGAGCGTGCGGTGCAATAATCCCTCCATCACTATTAAATATGGATATCGACAATGAAAGATTTGAAATATTCGATTCTAAAATGGGTGCTGGAGCAATTATCGTTATCGATGATACTCATGATCTCTTTGATATCATTTTAAGAAACATGGAATTCTTTTTACATGAATCATGCGGTAAATGTACTCCGTGCCGAGAAGGACATGTACAAATAGTAAATTTAATAAAGAAATTTGTAAATTATGAAGCAACAATGAAAGATTATAACTCATTAGCTTCATTAGCATCAGTTATCCATGAAACTACTTTATGTGGTTTAGGACAAACCTCACCAACTTCAATCCTATCAACAATGGAATTCTTTAAAGAAGACTATATGGATAGAATTCGAAATTGTCGATTGGAGGCAAACTAA
- the nuoE gene encoding NADH-quinone oxidoreductase subunit E, whose protein sequence is MILSEVLKKYPQQKDYLLEILIDVDKMKDDHYVSESEISRIADYLGTKESHICSVMSFYTLLSTEPRGKYIIQICKDVPCYLNDTFNVVDTVCDFLGVDMGGTTEDNLFSVEFTACIGCCDDAPAMRINDTTYNGLSKGKVITILEGYKEDIK, encoded by the coding sequence ATGATTTTAAGTGAAGTATTAAAGAAGTATCCACAACAGAAAGATTACCTTTTAGAAATTTTAATAGACGTAGATAAAATGAAGGATGATCATTATGTTAGTGAAAGTGAAATCAGTAGAATTGCAGATTATTTAGGAACAAAAGAATCACACATTTGTAGCGTGATGTCATTCTACACGCTTTTATCAACTGAACCACGCGGAAAATATATCATTCAGATTTGCAAGGATGTACCTTGTTACTTGAATGATACTTTTAATGTAGTGGATACGGTTTGTGATTTTCTAGGTGTTGATATGGGTGGCACTACAGAAGATAATTTATTTTCAGTTGAATTTACTGCATGTATCGGGTGTTGCGATGATGCACCAGCCATGCGAATCAACGATACTACTTATAATGGTCTTTCTAAAGGTAAAGTTATTACTATTTTGGAAGGGTATAAGGAGGATATCAAGTGA